In Microvenator marinus, one genomic interval encodes:
- a CDS encoding TIGR04551 family protein, protein MNKSVYLGLLVAGLSSSIAFAQDASQAPPEEVPAEEVPAEEVPAEEVPAEEVPAEEVPAEEVPVEEEPVEEPAEESFESAFGDSPIADLATEEFEPLEDIEEGVLATIIPAKVYPRIEWNGAFRFRSLIGVNWDLDTEGTSASAPALESYVPAASPDSDRRTIARSDKQALWSSNMRLRLEPTIHITDELGVHLEVDMLRNVQFGSMPMAHPYAVLTSGDQLSPRETEWFQNAIQVYEAYGYADTLLGNLRVGRMDDHWGLGMWVNDGDCADCDFGNTVDRFEYSGSMFGLHATLSVDFPNEGVSTRSNQDLLNQAFDAAQIDDADQYTISIFKGAKTREERELEQRRLLEEGAVVLGGGLLYRYRTQEGQFDSTPAGLNPEAPPGLIYLGSSQHIFDLVGELKWQPTYDKSAHVKIEALIGFGQVDNTSGLSVGGDTEPSAGDAINCFDESTRLANPDRCLSGQTDILQFGAAMESEFHFGGPVRFGVDAGFASGGDTENWGYAGDDSKFFRFNPDYNVDLILFERVIGTVTNAAYYRPHISARFLESGGRYLELDFAGVFSHALEVDATPGQDRFLGLEFDAGLSYNLVETFSAGLEGGILFPFQGLAAREDARRLLPIGGTFFDQSVDPGIAWTVQSKFFWSF, encoded by the coding sequence ATGAATAAATCGGTGTATTTGGGCCTACTTGTTGCGGGTCTTTCGAGTTCTATAGCTTTTGCTCAAGATGCGTCGCAGGCGCCGCCCGAGGAAGTTCCGGCTGAAGAAGTTCCGGCTGAAGAAGTTCCGGCTGAAGAAGTTCCGGCTGAAGAAGTTCCGGCTGAAGAAGTTCCGGCTGAAGAGGTTCCGGTTGAGGAAGAGCCTGTCGAAGAGCCCGCCGAAGAGAGCTTTGAGTCCGCATTTGGGGATAGTCCAATCGCAGACTTGGCCACCGAGGAGTTTGAGCCACTCGAAGATATCGAAGAAGGCGTGTTGGCCACGATCATTCCTGCGAAGGTCTATCCGAGAATAGAGTGGAACGGCGCGTTCCGATTCCGCTCGTTGATCGGAGTCAATTGGGACTTGGACACAGAGGGTACATCGGCGAGCGCTCCTGCGTTGGAAAGTTACGTGCCTGCGGCATCCCCGGATAGCGATCGTCGCACCATCGCTCGTTCCGATAAGCAGGCTCTCTGGTCTTCCAATATGCGGCTGCGCCTTGAGCCTACCATCCACATCACGGACGAACTCGGGGTACACCTTGAAGTCGACATGCTTAGAAATGTGCAATTCGGCTCCATGCCTATGGCACATCCATACGCAGTTTTGACCTCTGGGGACCAGCTCTCGCCGCGTGAAACCGAGTGGTTCCAAAACGCAATCCAGGTCTATGAGGCCTACGGTTACGCCGACACCCTGCTGGGAAATCTTCGCGTAGGACGTATGGATGACCATTGGGGTCTTGGAATGTGGGTCAACGACGGGGACTGTGCCGATTGCGACTTTGGCAACACGGTCGATCGTTTCGAGTACTCAGGCAGCATGTTTGGGCTGCACGCGACGCTCAGCGTTGATTTTCCAAATGAAGGTGTTTCAACTCGAAGCAACCAAGACCTCTTGAATCAGGCCTTCGATGCGGCCCAGATTGACGACGCTGACCAATACACAATCTCCATCTTCAAAGGCGCAAAGACGCGTGAAGAGCGTGAGCTTGAGCAACGGCGTTTGTTGGAAGAGGGCGCCGTGGTACTCGGCGGCGGGCTACTTTATCGCTACCGTACCCAAGAGGGACAATTTGACTCCACGCCAGCAGGCCTTAATCCTGAGGCGCCTCCCGGACTGATTTACCTTGGGTCAAGCCAACACATCTTCGACCTCGTAGGCGAGCTCAAGTGGCAGCCCACCTACGATAAGTCAGCACACGTCAAGATTGAGGCTCTGATCGGATTTGGTCAGGTCGACAATACGTCAGGGCTTAGCGTGGGCGGCGATACGGAGCCATCTGCCGGAGACGCGATCAACTGTTTCGACGAAAGTACTCGGCTCGCAAATCCTGACCGATGTCTTTCCGGGCAGACCGATATTCTGCAATTTGGCGCGGCCATGGAATCGGAGTTTCACTTTGGAGGCCCGGTTCGCTTTGGCGTTGACGCTGGCTTCGCTTCGGGCGGAGACACCGAGAATTGGGGTTACGCCGGTGATGATTCGAAATTCTTCCGCTTTAATCCAGACTACAACGTTGACCTCATCCTCTTCGAGCGTGTGATCGGTACCGTTACTAACGCTGCTTATTACCGTCCGCATATCTCGGCGCGTTTCCTCGAGTCAGGCGGCCGCTACTTGGAGCTCGATTTTGCGGGTGTGTTCTCCCATGCGCTTGAAGTCGACGCGACTCCAGGCCAAGACCGATTCCTCGGGCTCGAATTCGATGCAGGGCTAAGCTACAACCTTGTCGAGACGTTCAGCGCTGGCCTTGAGGGCGGTATCCTCTTCCCATTCCAGGGACTAGCCGCGCGTGAGGATGCACGCCGACTTCTACCTATTGGCGGAACCTTCTTTGATCAGTCGGTTGACCCGGGCATCGCCTGGACGGTTCAGTCCAAGTTTTTCTGGAGCTTCTAG
- a CDS encoding serine/threonine protein kinase — MENLQGGILALEHRYQIDTHVGFVGLRTFYKGTQHPFDKAVWICIYDLLEGAKADKIEGRIKASAQEVSALDHEGVLRVLDYGEVAAGVPFVVSERVGTPSLSDRLTSDGAMSPSDCVALVMRLADILERAHDRKVYHGTLGPECVWMPAGKPERARIGMFGLGLTMSEIRQLDEIVPNFETVSPLAPEIFAGKGPSVSTDVYSLGALAYECLSGQHPYFEDREDISAGLIKVQKESNPRPLSEFGVDSRIAQVVEKAVSWNPSKRWVSVSEFASELESALEPAKRREPEEVDATEEEESFEAQRVDEMAHEREPGVVLGVLVLLLVVSNVGWFFFTQSTAEETSTNEPAELKMEVLKPGVEFETQPPSTVYLVDGETKSELGGTPLSISPSLGRDGQVEVEFNANGSKVTSLKIEEAPDGYRVVLPLEGL, encoded by the coding sequence ATGGAGAATCTTCAAGGTGGCATACTTGCTCTTGAGCATCGCTACCAAATAGACACTCACGTCGGCTTTGTGGGCTTGCGAACGTTCTACAAGGGAACTCAGCATCCATTTGATAAGGCCGTCTGGATTTGCATCTACGACCTCTTGGAAGGTGCTAAGGCAGACAAGATCGAGGGACGTATCAAGGCGAGCGCTCAAGAAGTCAGCGCGCTCGACCATGAAGGTGTTTTGCGGGTCTTGGATTATGGCGAAGTGGCCGCCGGGGTACCTTTTGTAGTGAGTGAACGTGTCGGGACTCCGAGTCTTTCAGACAGGCTCACGAGCGATGGTGCGATGAGCCCATCCGATTGTGTGGCGCTCGTGATGAGGCTTGCGGACATTCTGGAGCGGGCCCACGACAGAAAGGTTTATCACGGCACTCTTGGACCCGAATGCGTTTGGATGCCTGCTGGAAAGCCTGAGCGTGCTCGGATTGGCATGTTTGGGCTTGGGCTTACGATGTCTGAGATTCGCCAGCTCGACGAGATTGTCCCAAATTTCGAGACCGTTTCGCCGCTTGCTCCTGAGATTTTCGCAGGGAAAGGGCCTAGCGTCTCAACCGATGTCTATTCGTTAGGGGCCCTCGCATATGAGTGTTTGAGCGGCCAGCATCCCTACTTCGAGGATCGCGAAGACATCAGCGCAGGACTGATTAAAGTCCAGAAAGAGTCGAATCCTCGCCCTTTGAGCGAGTTCGGCGTGGACTCACGAATCGCTCAAGTGGTTGAAAAGGCGGTATCTTGGAATCCTTCAAAGAGGTGGGTTAGCGTCAGTGAGTTCGCCAGCGAACTCGAGAGCGCACTTGAACCAGCTAAGCGGCGAGAACCCGAGGAAGTTGATGCAACTGAGGAAGAAGAGAGCTTCGAGGCTCAACGTGTCGATGAAATGGCTCACGAACGTGAGCCAGGCGTCGTCCTTGGAGTTTTGGTCTTGCTCCTCGTTGTTTCGAACGTGGGATGGTTCTTTTTCACGCAGTCCACCGCTGAGGAAACGAGTACAAATGAGCCCGCTGAGTTGAAAATGGAGGTCTTAAAGCCAGGAGTCGAATTTGAGACTCAGCCGCCATCTACGGTCTACCTGGTGGACGGTGAAACGAAGTCTGAACTCGGGGGAACCCCGCTTTCTATCTCGCCGTCTCTTGGGCGTGATGGTCAAGTCGAGGTTGAGTTCAACGCGAACGGGTCAAAAGTGACGAGCCTGAAAATAGAAGAAGCACCAGACGGTTATCGTGTGGTGCTTCCTCTCGAAGGACTTTAG
- a CDS encoding inorganic phosphate transporter: MDFALWMAIAFGFYMAWSIGANDAANAMGTSVGSKAVSFREAVIIAAIFEFAGAMIAGGGVADTMRSGIVDPALFADPTLFPAGNGAELFIWGMMASLISAALWLHIAAYLGWPVSTTHSIVGAITGFGAVSVGIANVEWLKLLTIAASWLTSPLLGGVLSFIIFLVIRKAILDAKNANLGLRLVSPILAMPVFMTLTLVLFTKGLKKLHGTFAEYGIGNIEMIGISALVGVLSSLVLAFAIRKIHIAADESSESKYAKIEKVFRYLQVITACFVAFAHGSNDVANSIGPVAAIVGTLETMDMTAGKVPIPSWVLLLGAVGIVVGLATYGYRVIETIGTKITEITPTRGFAAEFGAASTILIGSHFGIPLSTTHTVVGSVIGVGFARGMNALNLKIIINILKSWLYTIPFCGILTIILYYLFTAIFV; encoded by the coding sequence TTGGATTTCGCACTTTGGATGGCAATTGCCTTCGGTTTCTACATGGCCTGGAGCATCGGAGCCAACGATGCTGCTAATGCCATGGGCACCAGTGTCGGCTCGAAAGCTGTCTCCTTCAGGGAGGCTGTGATTATCGCGGCGATCTTCGAGTTCGCGGGCGCAATGATTGCCGGTGGCGGCGTGGCCGACACGATGCGCAGTGGAATCGTTGATCCTGCTTTGTTTGCCGACCCAACCCTCTTCCCGGCGGGAAATGGCGCTGAACTCTTCATTTGGGGCATGATGGCGTCCCTCATCTCGGCGGCCCTCTGGCTTCATATTGCCGCCTATCTCGGCTGGCCAGTCTCAACGACGCACAGCATTGTTGGCGCTATCACTGGCTTTGGAGCGGTTTCTGTAGGTATCGCGAATGTGGAATGGCTGAAACTACTCACAATCGCGGCAAGCTGGCTCACCAGCCCTCTCTTGGGAGGTGTGCTATCGTTCATCATCTTCCTCGTCATACGAAAAGCTATTCTTGATGCGAAGAACGCCAATCTAGGCCTGAGATTGGTCTCTCCTATTCTCGCCATGCCCGTATTCATGACTCTGACTCTAGTTCTGTTTACGAAGGGCCTTAAGAAACTTCACGGGACGTTCGCCGAATACGGCATTGGGAACATCGAGATGATTGGAATCTCCGCTTTGGTGGGCGTCCTCTCATCGCTCGTACTCGCCTTTGCCATTCGAAAGATCCACATCGCTGCGGACGAGAGTTCTGAGTCGAAATACGCGAAGATCGAGAAGGTCTTTCGATACCTTCAGGTCATCACGGCATGCTTCGTCGCTTTCGCGCACGGGTCCAATGATGTCGCAAACTCCATCGGTCCGGTCGCAGCGATCGTTGGAACGCTGGAAACCATGGATATGACGGCAGGGAAGGTGCCAATCCCAAGCTGGGTGCTCTTGCTCGGAGCAGTCGGAATCGTGGTAGGTCTAGCGACCTACGGCTACCGAGTAATCGAAACGATCGGCACAAAAATCACGGAAATCACACCAACGCGCGGCTTTGCTGCCGAGTTCGGTGCGGCCTCAACTATCCTAATTGGAAGCCATTTCGGAATTCCTCTCTCCACTACGCACACCGTGGTCGGCTCCGTGATTGGCGTGGGCTTTGCGCGCGGTATGAACGCCCTAAACCTCAAGATCATCATCAACATCTTGAAATCCTGGCTCTACACCATTCCGTTCTGCGGGATTCTTACCATCATCCTCTACTATCTCTTCACTGCCATCTTCGTGTAA
- the ggt gene encoding gamma-glutamyltransferase gives MKSTFVCHQIVTLLCIVTMSSVVSAETSKHGMVASDTPIASEMGAKVLEDGGNAVDAGVVTLLTLGLASPFASGIGGGGFCVYQPAEGEAAALDFREKAPAKAHPNLYIKDGVLDNEATLRGGLASGTPGEIAGLYAIHERYGKLPWKDLVMRVATLASQGHPTTELMDKRLRLRPERMEAFPDLKKAYTGKNGLLEAGETLKNQPLADLLTRVANEGPSAFYKGDVPRQIVEYVKKSGGILEVSDFEKYHVVWRTPIRGTYRGFEVIGMPPPSSGGIATVQMLNILEAWDLKTLGQSTVGLHLVVEAMKHAFADRARYLGDDDFVEVPREKLISKEYAAKQRVRVRPWTTLELKEYGDHMPPPDNAGTSHMSVGDRDHNMLACTSTVNTVFGSMVHIPELGFVMNNQMADFTAQPGVANNYGLIGNMQNAVEGGKRPLSSMTPTIIRKNGESVLAVGGSGGPTIISGTLFGIIRILDYELSPEDAVTLPRMHHQWMPEKLFVESMAESEQAVLKRLGHEVVIRPAWTAVQMVLKTKDGYIGASDPRKLGRPAGAKK, from the coding sequence ATGAAATCAACATTCGTTTGTCACCAAATTGTCACACTTCTTTGCATTGTGACGATGTCCTCAGTCGTCTCGGCTGAAACGTCCAAGCACGGCATGGTTGCTTCCGATACGCCAATAGCGTCGGAAATGGGTGCAAAGGTGCTTGAGGATGGCGGCAACGCTGTCGATGCGGGAGTCGTCACACTTTTGACCCTTGGATTGGCATCGCCTTTTGCTTCCGGAATCGGTGGCGGAGGTTTTTGCGTCTATCAACCTGCCGAGGGTGAGGCTGCAGCGCTTGATTTTAGAGAGAAGGCTCCTGCCAAAGCGCACCCAAATCTCTACATAAAAGACGGCGTTCTGGACAACGAAGCCACCTTGCGCGGCGGGTTGGCCAGTGGCACACCGGGTGAAATTGCTGGGCTTTATGCGATTCACGAGCGTTATGGGAAATTGCCCTGGAAAGACCTCGTAATGCGAGTGGCCACGCTCGCGTCCCAGGGCCATCCAACCACTGAGTTGATGGACAAGCGTTTGAGATTGAGGCCCGAGAGAATGGAAGCATTTCCTGACTTAAAGAAGGCCTACACCGGAAAGAACGGCCTCCTTGAAGCCGGCGAGACTCTCAAGAATCAACCGTTGGCTGACCTTCTCACCCGTGTTGCTAACGAGGGTCCGAGTGCCTTCTACAAAGGCGATGTCCCACGCCAGATCGTTGAATACGTCAAAAAGTCCGGCGGGATCCTGGAGGTCTCGGATTTTGAAAAGTACCACGTTGTGTGGAGAACACCGATTCGGGGTACTTATCGTGGTTTCGAGGTGATCGGCATGCCACCGCCTTCCTCTGGCGGCATTGCGACCGTGCAAATGCTCAATATTTTGGAGGCATGGGACCTCAAGACCCTTGGGCAGAGTACGGTGGGTCTTCACCTGGTTGTTGAGGCGATGAAGCACGCCTTTGCAGACAGGGCTCGCTACCTCGGTGACGATGATTTTGTTGAGGTCCCGCGCGAGAAGCTCATTTCCAAAGAATACGCCGCCAAACAAAGGGTACGAGTTCGACCGTGGACCACATTGGAACTCAAAGAATACGGTGATCACATGCCTCCGCCAGACAACGCGGGTACCTCGCACATGAGCGTCGGTGACCGCGACCACAATATGTTGGCATGTACGTCCACCGTAAACACTGTCTTCGGCTCAATGGTCCATATCCCCGAATTGGGGTTTGTCATGAACAATCAAATGGCAGACTTCACGGCACAACCAGGCGTTGCCAACAATTATGGATTGATTGGAAACATGCAGAACGCGGTAGAGGGTGGAAAACGTCCACTTTCCTCAATGACACCTACGATCATTCGAAAGAACGGAGAGTCTGTGCTCGCCGTCGGCGGCAGCGGTGGTCCAACGATTATCTCTGGAACGCTCTTTGGGATCATTCGAATTCTCGATTACGAGCTGAGTCCGGAAGACGCCGTCACACTGCCTCGTATGCACCATCAATGGATGCCGGAAAAGCTCTTCGTGGAGTCGATGGCTGAGTCGGAGCAAGCGGTACTCAAGCGGCTCGGGCACGAAGTTGTGATCCGACCCGCATGGACAGCGGTTCAGATGGTCCTAAAAACTAAAGACGGCTATATCGGAGCTTCAGACCCGAGGAAATTGGGTCGGCCAGCAGGTGCAAAGAAATAA
- a CDS encoding NUDIX domain-containing protein: MSDWPESMRESVMYVDRKSLEKGASLPQGFLPEANEWYERILSIHAYAPRFELEEDPTRKQPIPYVVVYGKNGIFCLARKSSQGEARLHGKLSIGVGGHISEDSECGEIDAIRAGMWRELHEELHINDGKIVSFWGLLNDDSNEVGRVHVGLVFGINVLDDHVSVKETDKMEGFWASYEELVSQSARLESWSQLILPHLNERMGA, translated from the coding sequence ATGAGCGATTGGCCAGAATCTATGCGTGAATCCGTGATGTACGTGGACCGGAAATCCTTGGAAAAAGGGGCATCTTTGCCGCAAGGCTTTTTGCCCGAGGCAAACGAGTGGTATGAGCGCATCCTAAGCATTCATGCGTATGCACCGCGTTTTGAGCTCGAGGAGGACCCCACTCGCAAACAACCGATTCCCTACGTGGTGGTTTATGGCAAGAATGGCATATTCTGTTTGGCGCGGAAGTCCTCCCAAGGTGAGGCAAGACTACACGGTAAGCTGTCGATCGGCGTCGGCGGGCATATTTCTGAAGATTCAGAGTGTGGAGAGATTGACGCAATTCGAGCTGGAATGTGGCGAGAATTGCACGAAGAGTTGCACATAAATGACGGAAAAATCGTGTCGTTTTGGGGGCTATTGAACGATGATTCGAACGAAGTTGGGCGAGTTCACGTGGGTTTGGTGTTTGGCATCAATGTCTTGGACGATCACGTGAGCGTAAAGGAGACCGACAAGATGGAAGGGTTCTGGGCTTCTTATGAGGAATTGGTTTCCCAATCGGCCCGGCTCGAGTCATGGTCACAATTGATCTTGCCCCACCTCAACGAGCGAATGGGGGCCTAG
- a CDS encoding TIGR00153 family protein, whose translation MMVRSIFSLFAKSPFTPLIDLANTIEECCEQVPVLFDAFFQGNYERVKAISEQISHLEHEADVKKHKLRDELPRTLFLPVDRRDFLDVLSSLDAIADCAEDVGILFTLREMEPHEELMAPLKSLVRRVMSTVHHACEIVRALDTLAEAGFEGQEAKKVLAMIDELGRLEHEADIVQDDLARRLFAIEDNIKPGSLLIWNKIFNKVGDMANHAERMGNRLRLFIAS comes from the coding sequence ATGATGGTTCGATCCATATTTAGTTTATTCGCCAAGAGTCCCTTCACACCCCTGATCGACCTCGCAAACACTATCGAAGAGTGTTGCGAACAGGTACCCGTTCTATTCGATGCCTTCTTTCAGGGCAATTACGAACGTGTGAAGGCGATCTCTGAGCAAATCTCTCACCTTGAACACGAAGCGGACGTCAAGAAACACAAGTTGAGGGACGAGCTTCCTCGAACTCTTTTCCTGCCTGTGGACCGTAGGGATTTCCTCGACGTGCTCTCGTCACTAGACGCAATCGCCGATTGTGCCGAGGACGTCGGTATTCTTTTCACTCTGCGGGAAATGGAGCCGCACGAAGAACTCATGGCTCCTTTGAAGAGCTTGGTTCGTCGTGTCATGTCCACCGTACACCACGCGTGCGAAATCGTTCGTGCACTGGATACGCTGGCGGAGGCGGGCTTTGAGGGACAAGAAGCCAAGAAAGTGCTGGCCATGATCGACGAGCTAGGACGTCTCGAGCACGAGGCAGACATCGTGCAAGACGACCTCGCGCGACGACTCTTCGCCATCGAGGACAATATCAAACCGGGGAGCCTTTTGATCTGGAACAAGATCTTCAACAAAGTCGGGGACATGGCCAATCACGCTGAGCGCATGGGCAATCGCCTTCGCCTCTTCATCGCTAGCTAA
- a CDS encoding aspartate kinase, with amino-acid sequence MGILVQKFGGSSVSDVDKIKAVAKKIVATKESGYDLVVVVSAMGDTTDHLLEMAKAINGAPSKRELDMLLSVGERISMALLSMAVHAHGHKAISLTGSQCGIITTDSHSNAKIMDVRPFRVQDELEKGHIVIVAGYQGTSYRREVTTLGRGGSDTTAVALAAALGAEACEIYSDVDGVFSADPRVVLNAKQLESLTYEDMLEMARSGAKVLNEDAVAFAQNAGIALYARSTHLPESKGTIVRPDGFDEKAKRAENGMVSGSVSHFNDGLWIEGPRNTLELLGAYTAVFIDIHRDHVSAYLNKENIHDLEALRGRLDASGANVEDLGLVSVVAEAIGGSPSLVEAILLDSEAFHPKAISTSRSRVSVVVDKSSVRELANTLHERFA; translated from the coding sequence ATGGGGATTTTAGTTCAGAAATTCGGCGGCTCTTCAGTCTCCGATGTGGACAAGATAAAGGCTGTAGCAAAGAAGATCGTGGCCACAAAAGAGAGTGGATACGACCTTGTTGTTGTCGTGTCTGCAATGGGAGATACCACGGACCATCTGCTCGAAATGGCCAAAGCCATCAACGGAGCCCCATCTAAACGTGAGCTGGACATGCTCCTCTCTGTAGGTGAGCGAATCTCGATGGCGCTGCTCTCTATGGCGGTCCATGCCCATGGCCACAAGGCTATCAGTCTTACGGGGTCTCAATGTGGAATCATCACCACCGACAGCCATTCAAACGCCAAAATCATGGATGTCCGACCTTTTCGAGTCCAAGATGAACTCGAAAAGGGTCATATCGTCATCGTAGCCGGATACCAGGGGACGAGTTACCGACGAGAAGTCACTACGCTCGGTCGAGGTGGAAGCGACACCACAGCCGTTGCTCTTGCTGCCGCGCTGGGCGCCGAAGCCTGCGAAATCTACAGTGACGTCGATGGCGTGTTTAGCGCCGATCCAAGGGTCGTCTTGAACGCCAAACAACTCGAGTCTCTAACCTATGAGGATATGTTGGAGATGGCGAGAAGTGGCGCCAAAGTCTTAAATGAGGACGCCGTAGCCTTTGCGCAAAATGCCGGAATTGCCCTCTATGCGCGCAGCACCCACTTGCCCGAATCCAAGGGAACCATCGTCAGACCGGATGGATTCGATGAGAAAGCCAAACGTGCAGAAAATGGGATGGTGTCAGGCTCCGTATCCCATTTTAATGACGGACTCTGGATAGAAGGACCGCGCAACACACTCGAACTCCTCGGGGCCTACACGGCCGTTTTCATCGATATACATCGAGACCACGTGTCAGCCTATCTTAACAAAGAGAATATTCACGACCTGGAAGCGCTACGAGGCCGCCTAGACGCCTCGGGAGCGAACGTTGAGGACCTCGGGCTGGTCAGTGTTGTTGCGGAAGCGATCGGCGGCTCTCCGAGCCTTGTGGAGGCTATCCTCCTGGACTCAGAAGCCTTCCATCCCAAAGCGATTTCAACGTCACGCTCACGCGTCTCAGTAGTTGTGGACAAGAGCTCGGTTAGAGAGCTCGCAAACACGCTGCATGAGCGATTCGCCTAG